The Kluyveromyces marxianus DMKU3-1042 DNA, complete genome, chromosome 7 DNA segment TAGTGGCCACCAATCATGGCAGTAAGTTTGGTGTACTGTTTTGCCTCTGGATTCTTGGGCAGTTCTTTACTGAATAACGGTTTGAAATTCTGTTCAATGACCGAATCAAAAATTACGCCTAGCAAGTTCTCATGATTATTGTTGCATTGGGGCACCAAGTATCCGAAACCGTGGTACGTTGGTATTATATCTTTATTGGGCAGGTAGAAGTTCACCAAGATGACTGTGTTGGCCTTTACTTCCCTCAACTTCTTCGCTAGTGCTTCAAATGGAACCACGTCTGCTAAAATATCTGGATTCACCGTAGAGCGCACATGGTCAAAAGTACTAGGATTCTGAGCAGATCCAGATTCAATTAGCACCTTGTCTTGAGATTCGGCAGGTTTTATTCTATTCACCCTTTCATATCTTATATCAACATTTGGTAGACCAGTAAGGTATTCATATAAAGTCTTGGGATAGCATTCTAGACCGGTTTTGAATCCAAGCATCGGATACTTCTTCAAACGACGCGACAAGGAGACCAATTCAGCTTCGCTCCTGCCAGTAACTGCCGCAAAGTGCTTAAGTCTCTGACTTAAGAGTCCCTTTTCTACGGCAATTTTGTCCTTGCTCTTGTATCGTTTAATGACGTTATTGATCATGGTTTTCATTAACGAgccgttcttcttctccatcaGCACCATCTTACCCAAAGTACGTTTCGCACTGAGAGATTTGATATCCCCAGCATATATACCATGAAATATTGCGCTGAATACGTTACGGCTTAGGTGATCATTTCCAAATCTTCGACGAAGCAAGTTTTGCGCACTTTCATCCGCATCACTTGTCTTGGCGGGTCTGAAAGGCTCCCCAACCAAGCCAGTGAAGAACCCTTTACCAAGAGGACCCATCATGAACTTAATACCACCCAGAATAGTCTGAGGAACAGGAGTCAAGACGTTACTCTTGTCTAGTAGAAACTTCTTATTAGCGTCAGAGTCCGAAGCTATATATTGAACGACGTCTTCTTTGCCCAAATCTCTCAACGTTTCGACAATCAAAACAGTCCCATCGGAAACACCTCTCAACGTCCTGGGCCCCTTTTCTACCATCACTGTATCCCCATGACGATCCTGTATCAAATCTGAATGGATCCAGCCACCACATCTATCTTTCGATTCATATATAGTTACCTTAATATCAGGCCTTAATTTTGACAGAAAGTATGCAAATGTTAGTCCTGAAACACCTccaccaacaacagcaactTTCGCATTTGCTGGTAGTTTTGATACCGTAGGATTCATGGTTCAGGCGACACTCAATTGGTTAAATATCCCTACCATATGAAaccctttttttattattccaCTTAAGTCTGTTACTGTTCGTTAAGATATTTCATGTCGAATCAGGTTACAGGCTTTCTACAtgaaaaattatatataatataagaATTGGTATACGgcaaaatgaaaatatatacGCAAACGAGgacaaacaaaaattgaGAATATAAAAACCTAAAGGCCTATCTTTTGCCTCCAAGCTTCTTGTCCCTGTTCGCTCTGATGGAACTTAATCTCCAGGAATCCTTGCTTTGTGCAAATTTATCATTTAGAGGCACGATCTTTGCCTTTTTCCTACTACTTCCATTAGGATCAGCGACTTTGTAAAAGTGAGGAGCACTTTCCAACAGCCATTTCGGTTCAATTGCAGTGACTTGCATCATATATTCTCTGGATGTCAACACAATGCTGTCGTAGAGGACGTAGTCATATTCCTTTCCGTATAAGGAGCTTCCTGGGCTTATAGCCACCTGCGTACCATCCGTTAATGTTTTGTAACCTGCCTGCGATTCTCGCTTGGCAGCGTTTCTAAAGAATCCGGATACTAATGTTTTTCTTATCGCATCAACGTCACCGTGGCAGCTTATCAATGGTAGATTCATCTTcttaaaaatattaatcAATTGTTCTCTGACGTCTAGAGCGCGCTTTAAATGACGTTCATGTAGGAAGTTGGTGGTACAGAATGATTTTGAATAATTGCTCTCGCGCCACTTATTAAAAACATTGAGTAATGTTAGATGGTCACCGTATGGATGATGGAATCGAGCTTTCCGTTGATCTGCCTCTTGTTGTTTGTCTTTGGGTCTATAAAATACACTTTGAATGGAAAGCATCGAAACAATAGTAAGGAGTTCTTCAGAACAATTGTTCTCAACAGAGGCAAGTaatgtttttgaaagacCTGGTTGCATTGGAAATTGCGACATCCTTTTCCCCAACACTGTCAAGTACCCATTTTCGTCTAAAGCCTGCAAATTGAAAAGTGTTTCCAATGCTGATATCATGAAGGCTTTTGGAGGAGGATCCATAAACTCAAAGTTGAGTAGATCGTTTATTCCCATAGCTTTGAGCATTAAAATTGTGTGCTCTAAGTTTTGCCTCTGGATTTCAGGGATAGTATTTGGAAGCATCTCATTTTTGAAGGCAGATTCTGTATATAGTCTGTAACACTTACCTGGGCCGGTTCTACCAGCTCTACCTTTCCTTTGGTTTGCTTGGGCTTGAGATATTGGCGTAACAAGAAGTTGCTCCATTCCCATTCTTGGATTGTACGTATTGACCTTTGAAAAACCAGGATCGATCACGTAATAAATACCATCGATCGTGATAGATGTTTCTGCGATATTGGTTGCAAATATAACTTTTCTTGACCCCTTTGGAGTTGGTTCAAAAATCCTTGATTGGATTTCGCTTGGTAATGCCGAATATACAGGAAGGATGATAAGTTCAGAAATTGTGCCTTCGAGAGCTTTCACCCTCTCGTATAATATCTCGCAACATGTGTCAATTTCCTCTTGTCCTGTTAAAAATACCAATATATCACCTTCCGGCTCGTTAATGTGAATTTCCATCGTTGTATCAAGTGCACTTTCAATGTAGTCCATTTGAGGTTTGCTGGAATAAAGAACGTCGACCGGAAATGTTTTACCTGGGATATTTATGATTGGGCAATCcatgaaatatttggagaatTTATCTGAATCTAGCGTTGCTGAAGTGACGATCACTTTAAGATCAGGTCTCTGTAACGCTGCTTTTTTTAAAAGAGCGAAGAGGACATCTGTAGCAACAGTTCTTTCATGCGCTTCGTCAAGTAAGATAACAGAATAACGAGACATTAGAGGATCCAATAGAGCCTCTCTCTGTAGCATACCATCCGTAAGGTACTTTATTCTCGTCTTTGACGATGTATGATCCTCAAATCTAATTGTATaaccaacttcttcaccaaCATTACAACCCATTTCCTCTGCTACTCTCTTAGCAATGGAAACAGCTGCCACTCTCCTAGGCTGTGTGCAACCAATCATTCCGTTACTACTAAACccttcttcatcgaaaTATTGAGTTAGTTGAGTCGTCTTCCCTGATCCTGTTTCACCAACGATAACTAGAAACTGATTCTCCCGAGCAGCATCTACCAATTGTTGACGCATTTTAAAGACCGGTAagctttctctttgttgttttattgGTAAGGAAGTCCGTTTCCCATATGAGACGCGCTCTTTCATTCGGCTTCTCTCCCAAGCCGAGGCAACTAGTTGTCTAGCATCAAACTCTGAATTAGTTAGAGCCTTCGGGTTGGCAGGATCGTTTAGTTGTTTTGAtttatttaatttcttctccacttctttcttccgctttatcttttcttctctatgCTCTTTCATTGTATATGAGCCCGTCATTGCGGATCTATTTAGTGAACCCTTTGGAACCTTGGTGATTGAGGGCAGTTCATATTTTCTATCAGGTTTTACTTGAcctttcaaaaactttgGAGCGTCATCAACATTTATCTCAACTTCTAGCTCTTCATCTTGATCTTCATGTTTCTTATCTTCTGTAGTTGTACTCTGTATAATATTATagtcttctttcaattctggGTAATCATCAATACTTGCCGCACCACTTGCTATAAGCTGTCTAATTTCCCATCTCTCTGGGGACGTTAATTTCCTCCTAGGAATAATGGATCTTTCTGCCTTTCTACCACGAGGTTCAAGTTCAGCGCCAGTCGTTTGATCTATACCCTTCATGCTTAGTGATATCTTTTTATTGTTCTGAATCTTTATTACTTTAACATATACATCTTGGTGAAGGTGTACGATATCTTCTGGTCTTTCTACGTGCGATGAGCTCATCTCCGATATGTGCACTAACCCACTGGCATTTGCACTCTTCACACCTAGGATTTTAACAAAGCATCCAAATCTAGTTATGTTCTGAACTTTTCCTCGGTATACCTTATCTACTACTGGTTCTGGGTCCACATTTGGTGCATATCTTGAAGGTCTTGTAGGCTTTTCCTGTATGTCTTCTTGTAATGTTATTCTAGAATCTGGCAAAGATAATGCTGGTAATTCCAATTTAACTTCTGGTTCCTGTTTCGTTTCCACAGGTTTTTTCGCATGaacaatattgaaaatcCGAAGGGCTAAGTTGTTTGGAATACCGGCAtccatttcttttaaaGTATCTCTAAATTTGACCATTGTTTCGCTCTTCTTACATACGTCAACGATAAACTTTGTTACTACCTCATCTTGGATATTTAACTGTTGGGACAAAAGAGCATGAGCCACAGATATTGTATTATCTTGTAAGCTTCCATTAATCGCCGTATACAACTTTGATATTACCGCAGAGCTAAGTTCTTGATCCATTTCTAGCAACTGTTGGACAAACTCTTCCTGTGAAGAGcattttttattaatatcCAGCACAAAATCTGCCACTACCTCATCGTTTAAACCGAGAATATCACATATCTCTTTCTTAACAGTACTCATGTTACAGTTAAGTACAGTTTAGGATCTGTTTCAGAGAGCTCTCGGTCTTTAAATTTGTCTTTCGTTCTCCTTTTTGCCGTGTAATCAATGTGGTGATGAGATGATGATCTTTGTTGTTACTATAAATCTAAGTAcaaaataaacaatattAAGTAGAACCAAGAGAAGAGCAGAGCTCATCCTCATAGCATAGCAGCTCCCCTGGatttttgaatgaaatgaaaaccCTTTGCCACTATTAATACTTGTTTTTTAAGTTTATTGGACTGATATATGCGCGTATACACGATGGTTTTAGTTAGTTAAGTTAATTAGCCTAGTTTTAGAAGTCGTCAACGACTCTAATACCGTCCTTATCTACAACTTTTACAATCACACCCTTAAAGTCAACAGGCATTCTTAATTGTAATTCCTTTATGCACTCCTTTAACAAATCGAGTCCTTGTTCAAGAGTAAAATCTGCTCTATAATGACGATCCAAAAGAGAGAATGTGTAGAAGCCCGCATAGCCGTGAGCAGCATAAGGAAGTTCCACCTTGGTACCTAAATAATCTATCTGATACAATTCtggtttttccttcttagTGTCGTATCCACCGATTAACACATTAACTTGAAATGGTTTCCTAGATCTAAGGGACTTGGCCAATTCTGTTCTGACATAACTCGACGCCGCTTGAGGAGACAATTCGTAGTTTTCTCTGATCAAATACAACTGCATGTTAGCTTGGATATATTCTGCAAACTGTACTGTGTCACCAGCCTCACCAGAGAACGACATTAATGTGTGAGGTAGCAATTGTCTAGTCTTATCATCTGTGGCCTTCAAAACCGAAATACCCCTAGTTACAGCCTTGGAAGAAGCTAATATCACTGAGTCCTTCACTCTTATCCCTAATAAAATATCCATTGTTGCTGTTCCGATTACTACTGGTCCTTACCGCTGTCCCTTTGCTCACCTTTTATGTGaaccttttctttgtttcctttGCCACCGTAGTTAACACTTCTTACTtttgaataatattatttcattttatgTTATAGAACAATATTTCAATTTAAAGTAGTGCTTGGAAAATAATAGTATgtaaaaagagaaaaccCTGAACGACAATGGCAATTACTGGGTTTCGGTCCATTTGATCCATTTAAGCTGTGGGTATTCTAGAGGAGCTTCAGGTTGAGGGGTATGCAATAAATATTTTCAGTGATTTACATCGCACGTAATTAATTAAATGTTACATAAGATTTGAGAACATTCATCAGAAATCGATGCTTTGTTTGGAGTCCTCTTCACGTTCTCTCTTTTGGGAGGTTATTTCTTGCTTCAAAATTGTTTGGACGTATTTGGAGAATAGTTCTAAGTATGGTTGGAGTGAGGTTTTTTCTACTTGATTCCCGTTCGACTCCATCTCGTTTTGTAGCGTTATTAGTTTTGGTGCCATTTCTGGAGAAAATGCTTCTGTAATCGGTACACAAACGTTACCTGTGGCAGGATGGATGCAGAAAGGTGCCTTTAGCAAATGGATAGTCTGTTTTGTGACTTCTACATCAAGTTTGGGGTACAAGGTTTGGATaatgatatcttctttgttttcacGAAGCCTCTGGAGGTAATCATTTTGTCTCTGTTTCGGAAGATTCATTATAATTTGGGACGCAAGCACGTCCATATCTTTCCATTTTTCCTCACTGGATCTTCCTGGTCTTTCGGTCCATAGCTTCTTTAATTGCTCGGTGAGCTGTTTATCGTGGCAGCTTGTTGCGAGAGATTGCATTGCCAACTCATCGTCTCTCCATGTGTCTTGTTCCCTCATAATGATCTCAACAAAATGTGGCTTTAAAATCTCCAGAGATCTTGATAAGTGCGGGTGTAGGGGTCTCACAAGGTTGAGTCTTTTCTCTATGTTCCTATCCCTCACTACATTTACGTAGTCAAGCATGTTCTTTCTATACGTATCAATCATAACTCTTGCCCTCTTGTCACTTATCCAACAATGTGCACCACGTCTACCGGAGAAAACCCATATGAACTCCTCAAATCCAAAATCCTCCTCCAGTGACACATTGATCACTTTCATGGCTAGAGTTATAAACTTCCAGCATTTCTGGCAAACTTGGGCTCCGGAACAACATGTTCTGTAACTGTCATAATCGTCCATATCAATATCGAAGACcaattccttttcaattGGTTTCATCTCAGTCTTCAAAATGGAGTCACGCTCTCTAGGAGGTTTGTTATAAACAGcaccaatttcaaatcTATCTGGATTACCCTTCTGTATCTGGGCCTTGAACTCCTGTACTGAATTAAATGAGTTATATCTCTTGTAAGCACCTGATCTGAAAGCCATCGCGAATTCTCTATTGATTATATCACGGCCTGGCTTTGGGGAGTGATTCAGCCATTGAAATATTTGCTTAAATGGGTATAAGTGCTGATAGTAGTACTGCATATCGGATGAACTTGGCCCATAGCTAGCTTGTGACATTGGAGCTCCTGATGTAGTATccgaagaagatgaaggtGGCTCTGAAGTTAATCCAGGACCTGAAGCCTCGACTAATGACGGCATTCGTAACTATTTTATGATTCAGTTATGTTCGCAACAGTGGATCTGCCTTAGGCTGTTGTGTTGTAAACTCTCTACATCGCAATATATTTCTAAAGATGCACTTCTATTCGAGTAGTAGTTCTTTAAATTCAAGACGCGTAAGCTTTTCATCTCTCTGTACTCAGAGGTTTGGAGAACGCGATTTCACAGAAATGAAGTAGGGAAAAACCGTTCACGTGATCTAGTTAACAAAAATCAAATACGATATGCAATATGTTTTGAGGCAATACAGCAAGATATGACGCATGggacatatatatatataagtatatatTT contains these protein-coding regions:
- the HEM14 gene encoding oxygen-dependent protoporphyrinogen oxidase yields the protein MNPTVSKLPANAKVAVVGGGVSGLTFAYFLSKLRPDIKVTIYESKDRCGGWIHSDLIQDRHGDTVMVEKGPRTLRGVSDGTVLIVETLRDLGKEDVVQYIASDSDANKKFLLDKSNVLTPVPQTILGGIKFMMGPLGKGFFTGLVGEPFRPAKTSDADESAQNLLRRRFGNDHLSRNVFSAIFHGIYAGDIKSLSAKRTLGKMVLMEKKNGSLMKTMINNVIKRYKSKDKIAVEKGLLSQRLKHFAAVTGRSEAELVSLSRRLKKYPMLGFKTGLECYPKTLYEYLTGLPNVDIRYERVNRIKPAESQDKVLIESGSAQNPSTFDHVRSTVNPDILADVVPFEALAKKLREVKANTVILVNFYLPNKDIIPTYHGFGYLVPQCNNNHENLLGVIFDSVIEQNFKPLFSKELPKNPEAKQYTKLTAMIGGHYLGNDGSRSIPSNSIIINSVKNALQNHLHINEQDLKDATWDVTVAKDCLPQYHVGYDDWLAEAVGMLQKNFSNNVSLGGMAFSSGPGVPTVIEDAFEGAYALANTKP
- the PRP22 gene encoding DEAH-box ATP-dependent RNA helicase PRP22 translates to MSTVKKEICDILGLNDEVVADFVLDINKKCSSQEEFVQQLLEMDQELSSAVISKLYTAINGSLQDNTISVAHALLSQQLNIQDEVVTKFIVDVCKKSETMVKFRDTLKEMDAGIPNNLALRIFNIVHAKKPVETKQEPEVKLELPALSLPDSRITLQEDIQEKPTRPSRYAPNVDPEPVVDKVYRGKVQNITRFGCFVKILGVKSANASGLVHISEMSSSHVERPEDIVHLHQDVYVKVIKIQNNKKISLSMKGIDQTTGAELEPRGRKAERSIIPRRKLTSPERWEIRQLIASGAASIDDYPELKEDYNIIQSTTTEDKKHEDQDEELEVEINVDDAPKFLKGQVKPDRKYELPSITKVPKGSLNRSAMTGSYTMKEHREEKIKRKKEVEKKLNKSKQLNDPANPKALTNSEFDARQLVASAWERSRMKERVSYGKRTSLPIKQQRESLPVFKMRQQLVDAARENQFLVIVGETGSGKTTQLTQYFDEEGFSSNGMIGCTQPRRVAAVSIAKRVAEEMGCNVGEEVGYTIRFEDHTSSKTRIKYLTDGMLQREALLDPLMSRYSVILLDEAHERTVATDVLFALLKKAALQRPDLKVIVTSATLDSDKFSKYFMDCPIINIPGKTFPVDVLYSSKPQMDYIESALDTTMEIHINEPEGDILVFLTGQEEIDTCCEILYERVKALEGTISELIILPVYSALPSEIQSRIFEPTPKGSRKVIFATNIAETSITIDGIYYVIDPGFSKVNTYNPRMGMEQLLVTPISQAQANQRKGRAGRTGPGKCYRLYTESAFKNEMLPNTIPEIQRQNLEHTILMLKAMGINDLLNFEFMDPPPKAFMISALETLFNLQALDENGYLTVLGKRMSQFPMQPGLSKTLLASVENNCSEELLTIVSMLSIQSVFYRPKDKQQEADQRKARFHHPYGDHLTLLNVFNKWRESNYSKSFCTTNFLHERHLKRALDVREQLINIFKKMNLPLISCHGDVDAIRKTLVSGFFRNAAKRESQAGYKTLTDGTQVAISPGSSLYGKEYDYVLYDSIVLTSREYMMQVTAIEPKWLLESAPHFYKVADPNGSSRKKAKIVPLNDKFAQSKDSWRLSSIRANRDKKLGGKR
- the PRE1 gene encoding proteasome core particle subunit beta 4: MDILLGIRVKDSVILASSKAVTRGISVLKATDDKTRQLLPHTLMSFSGEAGDTVQFAEYIQANMQLYLIRENYELSPQAASSYVRTELAKSLRSRKPFQVNVLIGGYDTKKEKPELYQIDYLGTKVELPYAAHGYAGFYTFSLLDRHYRADFTLEQGLDLLKECIKELQLRMPVDFKGVIVKVVDKDGIRVVDDF
- the PRI1 gene encoding DNA primase subunit PRI1, producing MPSLVEASGPGLTSEPPSSSSDTTSGAPMSQASYGPSSSDMQYYYQHLYPFKQIFQWLNHSPKPGRDIINREFAMAFRSGAYKRYNSFNSVQEFKAQIQKGNPDRFEIGAVYNKPPRERDSILKTEMKPIEKELVFDIDMDDYDSYRTCCSGAQVCQKCWKFITLAMKVINVSLEEDFGFEEFIWVFSGRRGAHCWISDKRARVMIDTYRKNMLDYVNVVRDRNIEKRLNLVRPLHPHLSRSLEILKPHFVEIIMREQDTWRDDELAMQSLATSCHDKQLTEQLKKLWTERPGRSSEEKWKDMDVLASQIIMNLPKQRQNDYLQRLRENKEDIIIQTLYPKLDVEVTKQTIHLLKAPFCIHPATGNVCVPITEAFSPEMAPKLITLQNEMESNGNQVEKTSLQPYLELFSKYVQTILKQEITSQKREREEDSKQSIDF